One window of the Nicotiana tabacum cultivar K326 chromosome 4, ASM71507v2, whole genome shotgun sequence genome contains the following:
- the LOC107809043 gene encoding uncharacterized protein LOC107809043 — protein MVSATCYGEKNVDDDIKHCRVPKYGYVHIPWKKYNKDLEDNETLSQKMRVRASIDYIHTVIDGVKRFIVCLQNKRCSCGQFQLDELPCPHALAALRHKNESYENYCSPYYTRESLLQTYEIPVDLLSDESKWNMP, from the exons ATGGTCTCAGCTACATGCTACGGTGAAAAGAATGTGGACGATGACATCAAACATTGCAGAGTCCCTAAATACG GGTACGTTCACATACCTTggaaaaaatacaacaaagattTGGAGGACAACGAGACATTATCGCAGAAGATGAGA GTAAGGGCTTCAATAGATTACATCCATACTGTGATAGATGGTGTGAAGCGCTTCATTGTTTGCCTTCAAAATAAGAGATGTAGTTGTGGACAATTCCAGCTTGATGAACTTCCCTGTCCACATGCTTTGGCAGCTTTGAGGCACAAGAACGAGTCTTATGAAAATTATTGTTCTCCTTATTACACGAGGGAGAGCCTTCTGCAAACTTATGAAATACCAGTAGACCTGCTATCTGATGAAAGCAAATGGAATATGCCATAA